A single Hippocampus zosterae strain Florida chromosome 17, ASM2543408v3, whole genome shotgun sequence DNA region contains:
- the ap5z1 gene encoding AP-5 complex subunit zeta-1 isoform X1, translating to MSNLMHILPNPSSRHCGSIQSRRHSDCSYSALREIQESELQRFYSRLIKLLQEKEHGHETIDSLQRLRLIVSATKYARTLPPELQKRLRLLLSSPVEQLQVLSSAVLRETLPLTAQKYGQDGNSQLNSHTTALLLSQAESRDDLSALCTQLLRNLDNRPSEGPTHLLLHTLPVVNNILTYSPKSLTEDNIIILSKKLIDWLRYASTTQGGGASSGGFFTGSRSRQPLPIAELDGTVSGDFFTVLCVGQGFTEDQWMNVYSFSMLRHWLLTFHSVPGGMVADTANRLQLSLSLSHSFWNDDRSEIDGSVVSMVSVTSSTGRLLPPKERLREKAFQYCQRLIEQSDRKAQKKTDTELQKACLVEAVCILDCVCLEDASFVYRVFPCIKALFGRLSSDLQFARVLLPVAQFYLNHGELAAVECDCVWNLVFDRFPAELFNDPFLAHELLRFLRLNLENVQLRVPQYTRYFPNLLKFLAWDSPAVIDDFVDLLPSMVTSGTSLELLHTLLDLPCLSATLLLQLRSMCLPISDSGGRSLASMDAFRNPSFRGLFLFLLRGEAGTGDTIDRLSTLLELLSEAVDWPRVIQCAQTVPILLHIFFNTVITVADRTLLGQVLLVLLERSSLLLNIPKYIAEIHRVFSRQLTKLCKLHPSLVFDQSHELLEFAGATSNVYSKQEIYTHVVLVLGEYLSVSYDSRCSVRLITSCFETLEAVLFEITSSAPLPGVGCPAPCVITTLMSALAKLASRSHDLIPRVSLFLSKLRNVSSGGSVFWCDDEEDLVSIVTLGEELCALLKTPGVAQSVLNPPAHVTAPRWHQDTNVAVPLQLRALTRLAQAHASHAQHAPTKASHHTST from the exons ATGTCAAATCTCATGCATATTTTGCCCAACCCTTCAAGCAGGCACTGCGGTTCAATTCAATCCAGGCGCCACAGCGATTGCTCATACTCTGCATTACg GGAGATCCAGGAGTCTGAGCTGCAGAGGTTTTACAGTAGATTAATCAAATTGCTCCAGGAGAAAGAACATGGTCATGAGACTATCGATTCCTTGCAAAGACTGCGCCTCATCGTCTCTGCCACTAAGTACGCTAGGAC GTTGCCCCCTGAGCTTCAGAAGAGGCTAAGATTACTCCTCTCTTCCCCTGTGGAGCAGCTTCAAGTGCTGAGCTCAGCTGTCCTCAGAGAGACCCTCCCCCTCACCGCTCAGAAGTATGGCCAGGACGGCAACAGTCAGCTGAACAGTCACACAACTGCCCTGTTGCTCTCTCAG GCTGAATCCCGAGATGATCTGTCAGCTCTCTGCACTCAGCTCCTCCGCAATCTGGACAACCGACCCTCAGAAGGGCCGACTCACCTGCTACTTCACACCCTGCCAGTTGTCAACAACATCCTCACATACAGCCCTAAGAGCCTCACCGAAG ATAACATCATCATCCTTAGTAAAAAGCTCATCGACTGGCTGCGCTATGCGAGCACCACgcaagggggcggggcttcctCTGGAGGATTCTTTACAGGGTCCAGGTCCCGTCAG CCGCTGCCTATCGCAGAGCTGGATGGGACGGTGTCGGGAGATTTCTTCACCGTGCTGTGTGTCGGTCAAGGTTTCACTGAAGACCAGTGGATGAACGTTTACTCCTTTTCCATGCTCCGACATTGGCTCCTCACATTCCACTCTGTGCCCGGCGGCATGGTAGCGGACACTG CAAACAGGTTACAGCTaagtctctccctctctcactcaTTTTGGAACG ATGACAGGTCCGAGATAGACGGGTCTGTGGTTTCCATGGTTTCCGTCACATCGTCCACCGGCCGCCTGCTGCCTCCGAAGGAGCGCCTCAGAGAGAAGGCCTTCCAGTACTGCCAGCGCCTCATTGAACAGAGTGATCGCA aagCGCAGAAGAAGACAGATACGGAGTTACAGAAAGCC TGTCTGGTGGAAGCAGTGTGTATCCTGGACTGCGTGTGCCTCGAGGATGCGTCCTTTGTCTATCGGGTGTTCCCGTGCATCAAGGCACTTTTTGGTCGTCTCAGCTCAGACTTGCAATTCGCCAGAGTCCTGCTTCCTGTGGCACAGTTCTATCTTAATCATG GTGAACTTGCTGCTGTAGAGTGTGACTGCGTTTGGAACCTAGTGTTTGATCGTTTCCCCGCTGAGCTCTTTAATGACCCTTTCCTGGCGCACGAGCTTCTGCGCTTCTTGCGACTCAACCTCGAGAACGTGCAACTCCGAGTTCCCCAGTACACACGTTACTTCCCAAATCttctcaag TTCTTAGCGTGGGACAGCCCTGCAGTGATTGATGACTTTGTTGATCTGCTGCCCTCTATGGTGACATCTGGTACTTCACTGGAACTGCTGCATACTTTGTTGGACCTCCCGTGTCTTTCTGCTACCCTGCTCTTGCAACTCAG ATCAATGTGTCTGCCCATTTCTGATTCGGGAGGGCGCAGCCTCGCATCGATGGATGCATTTCGAAATCCATCTTTCCGTGGGctgttcctcttcctgcttcgAGGTGAAGCAGGCACAG GTGACACAATTGACCGACTGAGCACGCTCCTTGAGCTGTTATCGGAAGCTGTCGATTGGCCAAGAGTTATTCAGTGCGCCCAGACTGTCCCGATTTTGCTGCACATTTTCTTCAACACGGTCATCACA gttgccGATAGGACACTTTTAGGCCAAGTGCTTTTGGTGCTGCTGGAGAGAAGCAGCCTCCTCCTCAACATCCCTAAATACATTGCAGAGATCCACAG AGTGTTCAGCCGCCAGCTGACGAAACTGTGCAAACTCCACCCCTCTTTGGTATTTGACCAATCCCACGAGCTGCTGGAGTTCGCCGGAGCGACGTCCAATGTTTACAGCAAACAAGAAATCTACACACATGTG GTGTTGGTGCTCGGGGAGTACCTTTCTGTGTCATATGATTCTCGCTGCTCCGTGAGGCTCATCACTTCATGTTTCGAGACCTTGGAGGCCGTGCTGTTTGAAATTACATCATCTGCCCCGCTCCCTGGAGTCGGCTGCCCTGCCCCCTGCGTTATCACCACTCTCATGAGCGCCCTCGCTAAGCTGGCGTCACGATCACATGACCTGATACCCAG GGTCTCGCTGTTCCTCTCCAAGCTGAGAAACGTCTCCAGTGGAGGGTCCGTTTTCTGGTGCGACGATGAAGAGGACCTTGTTTCCATCGTAACTCTCGGGGAGGAGCTGTGCGCCCTCCTGAAGACGCCCGGTGTGGCTCAGAGTGTCCTGAACCCGCCGGCGCACGTCACCGCACCCCGGTGGCACCAAGACACCAACGTGGCCGTGCCGCTCCAACTGCGAGCGCTCACCAGACTGGCACAGGCGCACGCGTCACATGCTCAACACGCACCGACTAAGGCGTCACACCACACGAGCACGTAA
- the ap5z1 gene encoding AP-5 complex subunit zeta-1 isoform X2, with protein MSNLMHILPNPSSRHCGSIQSRRHSDCSYSALREIQESELQRFYSRLIKLLQEKEHGHETIDSLQRLRLIVSATKYARTLPPELQKRLRLLLSSPVEQLQVLSSAVLRETLPLTAQKYGQDGNSQLNSHTTALLLSQLLRNLDNRPSEGPTHLLLHTLPVVNNILTYSPKSLTEDNIIILSKKLIDWLRYASTTQGGGASSGGFFTGSRSRQPLPIAELDGTVSGDFFTVLCVGQGFTEDQWMNVYSFSMLRHWLLTFHSVPGGMVADTANRLQLSLSLSHSFWNDDRSEIDGSVVSMVSVTSSTGRLLPPKERLREKAFQYCQRLIEQSDRKAQKKTDTELQKACLVEAVCILDCVCLEDASFVYRVFPCIKALFGRLSSDLQFARVLLPVAQFYLNHGELAAVECDCVWNLVFDRFPAELFNDPFLAHELLRFLRLNLENVQLRVPQYTRYFPNLLKFLAWDSPAVIDDFVDLLPSMVTSGTSLELLHTLLDLPCLSATLLLQLRSMCLPISDSGGRSLASMDAFRNPSFRGLFLFLLRGEAGTGDTIDRLSTLLELLSEAVDWPRVIQCAQTVPILLHIFFNTVITVADRTLLGQVLLVLLERSSLLLNIPKYIAEIHRVFSRQLTKLCKLHPSLVFDQSHELLEFAGATSNVYSKQEIYTHVVLVLGEYLSVSYDSRCSVRLITSCFETLEAVLFEITSSAPLPGVGCPAPCVITTLMSALAKLASRSHDLIPRVSLFLSKLRNVSSGGSVFWCDDEEDLVSIVTLGEELCALLKTPGVAQSVLNPPAHVTAPRWHQDTNVAVPLQLRALTRLAQAHASHAQHAPTKASHHTST; from the exons ATGTCAAATCTCATGCATATTTTGCCCAACCCTTCAAGCAGGCACTGCGGTTCAATTCAATCCAGGCGCCACAGCGATTGCTCATACTCTGCATTACg GGAGATCCAGGAGTCTGAGCTGCAGAGGTTTTACAGTAGATTAATCAAATTGCTCCAGGAGAAAGAACATGGTCATGAGACTATCGATTCCTTGCAAAGACTGCGCCTCATCGTCTCTGCCACTAAGTACGCTAGGAC GTTGCCCCCTGAGCTTCAGAAGAGGCTAAGATTACTCCTCTCTTCCCCTGTGGAGCAGCTTCAAGTGCTGAGCTCAGCTGTCCTCAGAGAGACCCTCCCCCTCACCGCTCAGAAGTATGGCCAGGACGGCAACAGTCAGCTGAACAGTCACACAACTGCCCTGTTGCTCTCTCAG CTCCTCCGCAATCTGGACAACCGACCCTCAGAAGGGCCGACTCACCTGCTACTTCACACCCTGCCAGTTGTCAACAACATCCTCACATACAGCCCTAAGAGCCTCACCGAAG ATAACATCATCATCCTTAGTAAAAAGCTCATCGACTGGCTGCGCTATGCGAGCACCACgcaagggggcggggcttcctCTGGAGGATTCTTTACAGGGTCCAGGTCCCGTCAG CCGCTGCCTATCGCAGAGCTGGATGGGACGGTGTCGGGAGATTTCTTCACCGTGCTGTGTGTCGGTCAAGGTTTCACTGAAGACCAGTGGATGAACGTTTACTCCTTTTCCATGCTCCGACATTGGCTCCTCACATTCCACTCTGTGCCCGGCGGCATGGTAGCGGACACTG CAAACAGGTTACAGCTaagtctctccctctctcactcaTTTTGGAACG ATGACAGGTCCGAGATAGACGGGTCTGTGGTTTCCATGGTTTCCGTCACATCGTCCACCGGCCGCCTGCTGCCTCCGAAGGAGCGCCTCAGAGAGAAGGCCTTCCAGTACTGCCAGCGCCTCATTGAACAGAGTGATCGCA aagCGCAGAAGAAGACAGATACGGAGTTACAGAAAGCC TGTCTGGTGGAAGCAGTGTGTATCCTGGACTGCGTGTGCCTCGAGGATGCGTCCTTTGTCTATCGGGTGTTCCCGTGCATCAAGGCACTTTTTGGTCGTCTCAGCTCAGACTTGCAATTCGCCAGAGTCCTGCTTCCTGTGGCACAGTTCTATCTTAATCATG GTGAACTTGCTGCTGTAGAGTGTGACTGCGTTTGGAACCTAGTGTTTGATCGTTTCCCCGCTGAGCTCTTTAATGACCCTTTCCTGGCGCACGAGCTTCTGCGCTTCTTGCGACTCAACCTCGAGAACGTGCAACTCCGAGTTCCCCAGTACACACGTTACTTCCCAAATCttctcaag TTCTTAGCGTGGGACAGCCCTGCAGTGATTGATGACTTTGTTGATCTGCTGCCCTCTATGGTGACATCTGGTACTTCACTGGAACTGCTGCATACTTTGTTGGACCTCCCGTGTCTTTCTGCTACCCTGCTCTTGCAACTCAG ATCAATGTGTCTGCCCATTTCTGATTCGGGAGGGCGCAGCCTCGCATCGATGGATGCATTTCGAAATCCATCTTTCCGTGGGctgttcctcttcctgcttcgAGGTGAAGCAGGCACAG GTGACACAATTGACCGACTGAGCACGCTCCTTGAGCTGTTATCGGAAGCTGTCGATTGGCCAAGAGTTATTCAGTGCGCCCAGACTGTCCCGATTTTGCTGCACATTTTCTTCAACACGGTCATCACA gttgccGATAGGACACTTTTAGGCCAAGTGCTTTTGGTGCTGCTGGAGAGAAGCAGCCTCCTCCTCAACATCCCTAAATACATTGCAGAGATCCACAG AGTGTTCAGCCGCCAGCTGACGAAACTGTGCAAACTCCACCCCTCTTTGGTATTTGACCAATCCCACGAGCTGCTGGAGTTCGCCGGAGCGACGTCCAATGTTTACAGCAAACAAGAAATCTACACACATGTG GTGTTGGTGCTCGGGGAGTACCTTTCTGTGTCATATGATTCTCGCTGCTCCGTGAGGCTCATCACTTCATGTTTCGAGACCTTGGAGGCCGTGCTGTTTGAAATTACATCATCTGCCCCGCTCCCTGGAGTCGGCTGCCCTGCCCCCTGCGTTATCACCACTCTCATGAGCGCCCTCGCTAAGCTGGCGTCACGATCACATGACCTGATACCCAG GGTCTCGCTGTTCCTCTCCAAGCTGAGAAACGTCTCCAGTGGAGGGTCCGTTTTCTGGTGCGACGATGAAGAGGACCTTGTTTCCATCGTAACTCTCGGGGAGGAGCTGTGCGCCCTCCTGAAGACGCCCGGTGTGGCTCAGAGTGTCCTGAACCCGCCGGCGCACGTCACCGCACCCCGGTGGCACCAAGACACCAACGTGGCCGTGCCGCTCCAACTGCGAGCGCTCACCAGACTGGCACAGGCGCACGCGTCACATGCTCAACACGCACCGACTAAGGCGTCACACCACACGAGCACGTAA
- the ap5z1 gene encoding AP-5 complex subunit zeta-1 isoform X3, translated as MSNLMHILPNPSSRHCGSIQSRRHSDCSYSALREIQESELQRFYSRLIKLLQEKEHGHETIDSLQRLRLIVSATKYARTLPPELQKRLRLLLSSPVEQLQVLSSAVLRETLPLTAQKYGQDGNSQLNSHTTALLLSQAESRDDLSALCTQLLRNLDNRPSEGPTHLLLHTLPVVNNILTYSPKSLTEDNIIILSKKLIDWLRYASTTQGGGASSGGFFTGSRSRQPLPIAELDGTVSGDFFTVLCVGQGFTEDQWMNVYSFSMLRHWLLTFHSVPGGMVADTDDRSEIDGSVVSMVSVTSSTGRLLPPKERLREKAFQYCQRLIEQSDRKAQKKTDTELQKACLVEAVCILDCVCLEDASFVYRVFPCIKALFGRLSSDLQFARVLLPVAQFYLNHGELAAVECDCVWNLVFDRFPAELFNDPFLAHELLRFLRLNLENVQLRVPQYTRYFPNLLKFLAWDSPAVIDDFVDLLPSMVTSGTSLELLHTLLDLPCLSATLLLQLRSMCLPISDSGGRSLASMDAFRNPSFRGLFLFLLRGEAGTGDTIDRLSTLLELLSEAVDWPRVIQCAQTVPILLHIFFNTVITVADRTLLGQVLLVLLERSSLLLNIPKYIAEIHRVFSRQLTKLCKLHPSLVFDQSHELLEFAGATSNVYSKQEIYTHVVLVLGEYLSVSYDSRCSVRLITSCFETLEAVLFEITSSAPLPGVGCPAPCVITTLMSALAKLASRSHDLIPRVSLFLSKLRNVSSGGSVFWCDDEEDLVSIVTLGEELCALLKTPGVAQSVLNPPAHVTAPRWHQDTNVAVPLQLRALTRLAQAHASHAQHAPTKASHHTST; from the exons ATGTCAAATCTCATGCATATTTTGCCCAACCCTTCAAGCAGGCACTGCGGTTCAATTCAATCCAGGCGCCACAGCGATTGCTCATACTCTGCATTACg GGAGATCCAGGAGTCTGAGCTGCAGAGGTTTTACAGTAGATTAATCAAATTGCTCCAGGAGAAAGAACATGGTCATGAGACTATCGATTCCTTGCAAAGACTGCGCCTCATCGTCTCTGCCACTAAGTACGCTAGGAC GTTGCCCCCTGAGCTTCAGAAGAGGCTAAGATTACTCCTCTCTTCCCCTGTGGAGCAGCTTCAAGTGCTGAGCTCAGCTGTCCTCAGAGAGACCCTCCCCCTCACCGCTCAGAAGTATGGCCAGGACGGCAACAGTCAGCTGAACAGTCACACAACTGCCCTGTTGCTCTCTCAG GCTGAATCCCGAGATGATCTGTCAGCTCTCTGCACTCAGCTCCTCCGCAATCTGGACAACCGACCCTCAGAAGGGCCGACTCACCTGCTACTTCACACCCTGCCAGTTGTCAACAACATCCTCACATACAGCCCTAAGAGCCTCACCGAAG ATAACATCATCATCCTTAGTAAAAAGCTCATCGACTGGCTGCGCTATGCGAGCACCACgcaagggggcggggcttcctCTGGAGGATTCTTTACAGGGTCCAGGTCCCGTCAG CCGCTGCCTATCGCAGAGCTGGATGGGACGGTGTCGGGAGATTTCTTCACCGTGCTGTGTGTCGGTCAAGGTTTCACTGAAGACCAGTGGATGAACGTTTACTCCTTTTCCATGCTCCGACATTGGCTCCTCACATTCCACTCTGTGCCCGGCGGCATGGTAGCGGACACTG ATGACAGGTCCGAGATAGACGGGTCTGTGGTTTCCATGGTTTCCGTCACATCGTCCACCGGCCGCCTGCTGCCTCCGAAGGAGCGCCTCAGAGAGAAGGCCTTCCAGTACTGCCAGCGCCTCATTGAACAGAGTGATCGCA aagCGCAGAAGAAGACAGATACGGAGTTACAGAAAGCC TGTCTGGTGGAAGCAGTGTGTATCCTGGACTGCGTGTGCCTCGAGGATGCGTCCTTTGTCTATCGGGTGTTCCCGTGCATCAAGGCACTTTTTGGTCGTCTCAGCTCAGACTTGCAATTCGCCAGAGTCCTGCTTCCTGTGGCACAGTTCTATCTTAATCATG GTGAACTTGCTGCTGTAGAGTGTGACTGCGTTTGGAACCTAGTGTTTGATCGTTTCCCCGCTGAGCTCTTTAATGACCCTTTCCTGGCGCACGAGCTTCTGCGCTTCTTGCGACTCAACCTCGAGAACGTGCAACTCCGAGTTCCCCAGTACACACGTTACTTCCCAAATCttctcaag TTCTTAGCGTGGGACAGCCCTGCAGTGATTGATGACTTTGTTGATCTGCTGCCCTCTATGGTGACATCTGGTACTTCACTGGAACTGCTGCATACTTTGTTGGACCTCCCGTGTCTTTCTGCTACCCTGCTCTTGCAACTCAG ATCAATGTGTCTGCCCATTTCTGATTCGGGAGGGCGCAGCCTCGCATCGATGGATGCATTTCGAAATCCATCTTTCCGTGGGctgttcctcttcctgcttcgAGGTGAAGCAGGCACAG GTGACACAATTGACCGACTGAGCACGCTCCTTGAGCTGTTATCGGAAGCTGTCGATTGGCCAAGAGTTATTCAGTGCGCCCAGACTGTCCCGATTTTGCTGCACATTTTCTTCAACACGGTCATCACA gttgccGATAGGACACTTTTAGGCCAAGTGCTTTTGGTGCTGCTGGAGAGAAGCAGCCTCCTCCTCAACATCCCTAAATACATTGCAGAGATCCACAG AGTGTTCAGCCGCCAGCTGACGAAACTGTGCAAACTCCACCCCTCTTTGGTATTTGACCAATCCCACGAGCTGCTGGAGTTCGCCGGAGCGACGTCCAATGTTTACAGCAAACAAGAAATCTACACACATGTG GTGTTGGTGCTCGGGGAGTACCTTTCTGTGTCATATGATTCTCGCTGCTCCGTGAGGCTCATCACTTCATGTTTCGAGACCTTGGAGGCCGTGCTGTTTGAAATTACATCATCTGCCCCGCTCCCTGGAGTCGGCTGCCCTGCCCCCTGCGTTATCACCACTCTCATGAGCGCCCTCGCTAAGCTGGCGTCACGATCACATGACCTGATACCCAG GGTCTCGCTGTTCCTCTCCAAGCTGAGAAACGTCTCCAGTGGAGGGTCCGTTTTCTGGTGCGACGATGAAGAGGACCTTGTTTCCATCGTAACTCTCGGGGAGGAGCTGTGCGCCCTCCTGAAGACGCCCGGTGTGGCTCAGAGTGTCCTGAACCCGCCGGCGCACGTCACCGCACCCCGGTGGCACCAAGACACCAACGTGGCCGTGCCGCTCCAACTGCGAGCGCTCACCAGACTGGCACAGGCGCACGCGTCACATGCTCAACACGCACCGACTAAGGCGTCACACCACACGAGCACGTAA
- the ap5z1 gene encoding AP-5 complex subunit zeta-1 isoform X5 has protein sequence MYSHGSESLIKQAREIQESELQRFYSRLIKLLQEKEHGHETIDSLQRLRLIVSATKYARTLPPELQKRLRLLLSSPVEQLQVLSSAVLRETLPLTAQKYGQDGNSQLNSHTTALLLSQAESRDDLSALCTQLLRNLDNRPSEGPTHLLLHTLPVVNNILTYSPKSLTEDNIIILSKKLIDWLRYASTTQGGGASSGGFFTGSRSRQPLPIAELDGTVSGDFFTVLCVGQGFTEDQWMNVYSFSMLRHWLLTFHSVPGGMVADTDDRSEIDGSVVSMVSVTSSTGRLLPPKERLREKAFQYCQRLIEQSDRKAQKKTDTELQKACLVEAVCILDCVCLEDASFVYRVFPCIKALFGRLSSDLQFARVLLPVAQFYLNHGELAAVECDCVWNLVFDRFPAELFNDPFLAHELLRFLRLNLENVQLRVPQYTRYFPNLLKFLAWDSPAVIDDFVDLLPSMVTSGTSLELLHTLLDLPCLSATLLLQLRSMCLPISDSGGRSLASMDAFRNPSFRGLFLFLLRGEAGTGDTIDRLSTLLELLSEAVDWPRVIQCAQTVPILLHIFFNTVITVADRTLLGQVLLVLLERSSLLLNIPKYIAEIHRVFSRQLTKLCKLHPSLVFDQSHELLEFAGATSNVYSKQEIYTHVVLVLGEYLSVSYDSRCSVRLITSCFETLEAVLFEITSSAPLPGVGCPAPCVITTLMSALAKLASRSHDLIPRVSLFLSKLRNVSSGGSVFWCDDEEDLVSIVTLGEELCALLKTPGVAQSVLNPPAHVTAPRWHQDTNVAVPLQLRALTRLAQAHASHAQHAPTKASHHTST, from the exons ATGTACTCTCATGGTTCCGAAAGCTTAATTAAGCAAGCAAG GGAGATCCAGGAGTCTGAGCTGCAGAGGTTTTACAGTAGATTAATCAAATTGCTCCAGGAGAAAGAACATGGTCATGAGACTATCGATTCCTTGCAAAGACTGCGCCTCATCGTCTCTGCCACTAAGTACGCTAGGAC GTTGCCCCCTGAGCTTCAGAAGAGGCTAAGATTACTCCTCTCTTCCCCTGTGGAGCAGCTTCAAGTGCTGAGCTCAGCTGTCCTCAGAGAGACCCTCCCCCTCACCGCTCAGAAGTATGGCCAGGACGGCAACAGTCAGCTGAACAGTCACACAACTGCCCTGTTGCTCTCTCAG GCTGAATCCCGAGATGATCTGTCAGCTCTCTGCACTCAGCTCCTCCGCAATCTGGACAACCGACCCTCAGAAGGGCCGACTCACCTGCTACTTCACACCCTGCCAGTTGTCAACAACATCCTCACATACAGCCCTAAGAGCCTCACCGAAG ATAACATCATCATCCTTAGTAAAAAGCTCATCGACTGGCTGCGCTATGCGAGCACCACgcaagggggcggggcttcctCTGGAGGATTCTTTACAGGGTCCAGGTCCCGTCAG CCGCTGCCTATCGCAGAGCTGGATGGGACGGTGTCGGGAGATTTCTTCACCGTGCTGTGTGTCGGTCAAGGTTTCACTGAAGACCAGTGGATGAACGTTTACTCCTTTTCCATGCTCCGACATTGGCTCCTCACATTCCACTCTGTGCCCGGCGGCATGGTAGCGGACACTG ATGACAGGTCCGAGATAGACGGGTCTGTGGTTTCCATGGTTTCCGTCACATCGTCCACCGGCCGCCTGCTGCCTCCGAAGGAGCGCCTCAGAGAGAAGGCCTTCCAGTACTGCCAGCGCCTCATTGAACAGAGTGATCGCA aagCGCAGAAGAAGACAGATACGGAGTTACAGAAAGCC TGTCTGGTGGAAGCAGTGTGTATCCTGGACTGCGTGTGCCTCGAGGATGCGTCCTTTGTCTATCGGGTGTTCCCGTGCATCAAGGCACTTTTTGGTCGTCTCAGCTCAGACTTGCAATTCGCCAGAGTCCTGCTTCCTGTGGCACAGTTCTATCTTAATCATG GTGAACTTGCTGCTGTAGAGTGTGACTGCGTTTGGAACCTAGTGTTTGATCGTTTCCCCGCTGAGCTCTTTAATGACCCTTTCCTGGCGCACGAGCTTCTGCGCTTCTTGCGACTCAACCTCGAGAACGTGCAACTCCGAGTTCCCCAGTACACACGTTACTTCCCAAATCttctcaag TTCTTAGCGTGGGACAGCCCTGCAGTGATTGATGACTTTGTTGATCTGCTGCCCTCTATGGTGACATCTGGTACTTCACTGGAACTGCTGCATACTTTGTTGGACCTCCCGTGTCTTTCTGCTACCCTGCTCTTGCAACTCAG ATCAATGTGTCTGCCCATTTCTGATTCGGGAGGGCGCAGCCTCGCATCGATGGATGCATTTCGAAATCCATCTTTCCGTGGGctgttcctcttcctgcttcgAGGTGAAGCAGGCACAG GTGACACAATTGACCGACTGAGCACGCTCCTTGAGCTGTTATCGGAAGCTGTCGATTGGCCAAGAGTTATTCAGTGCGCCCAGACTGTCCCGATTTTGCTGCACATTTTCTTCAACACGGTCATCACA gttgccGATAGGACACTTTTAGGCCAAGTGCTTTTGGTGCTGCTGGAGAGAAGCAGCCTCCTCCTCAACATCCCTAAATACATTGCAGAGATCCACAG AGTGTTCAGCCGCCAGCTGACGAAACTGTGCAAACTCCACCCCTCTTTGGTATTTGACCAATCCCACGAGCTGCTGGAGTTCGCCGGAGCGACGTCCAATGTTTACAGCAAACAAGAAATCTACACACATGTG GTGTTGGTGCTCGGGGAGTACCTTTCTGTGTCATATGATTCTCGCTGCTCCGTGAGGCTCATCACTTCATGTTTCGAGACCTTGGAGGCCGTGCTGTTTGAAATTACATCATCTGCCCCGCTCCCTGGAGTCGGCTGCCCTGCCCCCTGCGTTATCACCACTCTCATGAGCGCCCTCGCTAAGCTGGCGTCACGATCACATGACCTGATACCCAG GGTCTCGCTGTTCCTCTCCAAGCTGAGAAACGTCTCCAGTGGAGGGTCCGTTTTCTGGTGCGACGATGAAGAGGACCTTGTTTCCATCGTAACTCTCGGGGAGGAGCTGTGCGCCCTCCTGAAGACGCCCGGTGTGGCTCAGAGTGTCCTGAACCCGCCGGCGCACGTCACCGCACCCCGGTGGCACCAAGACACCAACGTGGCCGTGCCGCTCCAACTGCGAGCGCTCACCAGACTGGCACAGGCGCACGCGTCACATGCTCAACACGCACCGACTAAGGCGTCACACCACACGAGCACGTAA